In a genomic window of Streptomyces pristinaespiralis:
- a CDS encoding HSP90 family protein, whose amino-acid sequence MTSETTPSGGTTTPHTFQVDLRGLVDLLSHHLYSSPRVYLRELLQNAVDAITARRAEDPSAPARVRLYATGDGLRVEDSGIGLTETDLHTLLATIGRSSKREGLESARAGFLGQFGIGLLACFVVAAEIRVVSRSARTPGAPPVEWSARDDGSYTVRTLPDSARPEPGTTVYLAPRPGTADWLTEERVTALARDFGSLLPYDVQVGDTPVTDLPAPWDRAYPSPAARRVALARHCHDVFGFTPLDSVDLTLPVAGVRGIAYVLPSAVSPAQRSGHRVHLKGMLLTDRGDELLPDWAFFVRCVVDTDSLRPTASRESLYADETLAAVREALGERIREWLTGLAAGDPERLAQFLSVHHLGVKSLARHDSDMLRTMLPWLPFETTDGRLSLEEFAQRHPVVHFARTVEEYRQVAPIASAQGIGLINGGYTYDSELVERLPEVRPGTVVSELDADTVTAHLDAVDPAEELALAGFLAAARTRLEPLGCDVVLRAFHPLTVPALHLDDRAARHEQARAEEEARADDLWAGILGSLRGSAPRARLVLNHLNPLIRRIGSLDGELAGTATEALYGQALLMAQRPLRPADSALLNRAFMGLLEWATHDQENGR is encoded by the coding sequence ATGACATCTGAGACGACACCGTCCGGCGGTACGACGACACCGCACACCTTCCAGGTCGACCTTCGCGGCCTGGTGGACCTCCTCTCCCACCACCTCTACTCCAGTCCGCGGGTCTATCTGCGCGAACTCCTCCAGAACGCCGTGGACGCGATCACCGCCAGGCGCGCGGAGGACCCCTCGGCGCCCGCGCGGGTCAGGCTGTACGCCACCGGCGACGGTCTGCGCGTCGAGGACTCGGGCATCGGCCTGACCGAGACGGACCTGCACACGCTGCTCGCGACGATCGGCCGCAGTTCCAAGCGCGAAGGGCTCGAGTCCGCGCGGGCCGGGTTCCTCGGTCAGTTCGGCATCGGGCTGCTCGCCTGTTTCGTCGTGGCCGCCGAGATCCGGGTGGTGAGCCGCAGCGCCCGTACGCCCGGGGCGCCGCCCGTGGAATGGTCGGCCCGCGACGACGGGTCGTACACGGTGCGGACCCTGCCCGACAGCGCCCGGCCGGAGCCGGGCACGACCGTGTACCTCGCGCCCCGGCCCGGTACCGCCGACTGGCTCACAGAGGAGCGGGTGACCGCCCTGGCACGGGACTTCGGCTCCCTGCTGCCGTACGACGTACAGGTCGGCGACACCCCGGTCACCGACCTGCCGGCGCCCTGGGACCGTGCGTACCCGAGCCCGGCGGCGCGGCGGGTCGCTCTCGCGCGCCACTGCCACGACGTGTTCGGCTTCACCCCGCTCGACTCGGTGGACCTCACACTGCCCGTCGCCGGAGTCCGCGGGATCGCGTACGTGCTGCCGTCCGCGGTCAGCCCGGCGCAGCGCTCCGGGCACCGGGTGCACCTGAAGGGCATGCTGCTCACCGACCGGGGGGACGAACTCCTGCCGGACTGGGCCTTCTTCGTACGGTGCGTCGTCGACACCGACAGCCTGCGCCCGACGGCTTCCCGCGAATCGCTGTACGCGGACGAGACCCTCGCCGCCGTACGGGAGGCGCTCGGCGAGCGCATCCGGGAGTGGCTGACCGGGCTGGCCGCCGGGGACCCGGAGCGGCTGGCGCAGTTCCTCTCCGTCCATCACCTGGGCGTGAAGTCGCTGGCCCGGCACGACAGCGACATGCTGCGGACGATGCTGCCGTGGCTGCCGTTCGAGACGACGGACGGGCGGTTGTCGCTGGAGGAGTTCGCCCAGCGGCACCCCGTCGTGCACTTCGCCCGGACGGTCGAGGAGTACCGGCAGGTCGCGCCGATCGCCTCCGCGCAGGGCATCGGCCTGATCAACGGTGGTTACACCTACGACTCCGAACTGGTCGAGCGCCTGCCCGAGGTGCGTCCCGGCACGGTCGTCTCCGAACTCGACGCGGACACGGTCACCGCGCACCTCGACGCCGTCGATCCCGCGGAGGAGCTGGCCCTCGCCGGTTTCCTGGCAGCCGCGCGGACCAGGCTGGAGCCGCTGGGCTGCGACGTGGTGCTGCGCGCCTTCCACCCGCTGACCGTGCCCGCGCTCCACCTCGACGACCGGGCCGCCCGGCACGAGCAGGCGCGCGCGGAGGAGGAGGCCCGGGCGGACGACCTGTGGGCCGGGATCCTCGGGTCGCTGCGCGGCAGCGCACCCCGCGCACGGCTCGTGCTCAACCACCTCAACCCGCTGATACGCAGGATCGGTTCGCTGGACGGGGAGCTGGCGGGGACGGCGACCGAAGCGCTGTACGGACAGGCCCTGCTGATGGCGCAGCGGCCGCTGCGGCCGGCCGACTCCGCGCTCCTCAACCGCGCGTTCATGGGCCTGCTGGAGTGGGCCACCCACGACCAGGAGAACGGACGATGA